A genomic region of Papaver somniferum cultivar HN1 chromosome 7, ASM357369v1, whole genome shotgun sequence contains the following coding sequences:
- the LOC113295548 gene encoding uncharacterized protein LOC113295548 produces the protein MVDSKPYDTPVAKAARISFHDGTRLENASEYMKIIDSLQYLTITRPDICFGVNYVPQFMHSPTVVHLHLTKRILRYLKGTTGLGITLRKHSLQNLKSYTNSHWEDCPDTMRSTFGYAVFLCSNLVSWSSKKQPTVSKSSAEAEYKYLSVASADLQ, from the coding sequence ATGGTGGATAGTAAACCTTATGATACACCAGTTGCTAAAGCTGCAAGGATTTCATTTCATGATGGTACTAGATTGGAGAATGCTAGTGAGTACATGAAAATTATAGATAGTTTACAATACTTAACAATTACTAGACCAGATATTTGTTTTGGAGTAAACTATGTGCCACAATTCATGCATTCACCAACAGTTGTGCACTTACATCTAACCAAGAGAATACTCAGATATTTGAAGGGTACAACTGGTTTAGGCATCACTTTGAGGAAACATAGTTTGCAGAACTTGAAATCTTATACAAACTCACATTGGGAAGATTGTCCAGATACAATGAGGTCTACTTTTGGTTATGCAGTCTTCTTATGTTCAAATTTGGTCTCATGGTCTTCTAAAAAACAGCCAACTGTTTCTAAGTCATCAGCTGAAGCTGAATATAAGTATTTATCTGTTGCTTCTGCAGATTTACAATGA